A genomic segment from Bradyrhizobium sp. ISRA430 encodes:
- a CDS encoding ABC transporter permease — protein sequence MRRALWVLAVLLSHWRRHKMQFATLLIGLIAATALWSGVQAINQQARNAYDRAAATFGGVRMAMLVAPNAATFSQDLFVKLRRAGWPVSPVLEGRVQLNGHSLRLLGIEPVTLPADVGNAPRLGAADLTRFVAPPGQTLVAQETLTDLQEQEGTAPPISSGAKLPPLHVQPQLVPDVLVVDIGVAQRLLNKPGQVSRLLIGKPKGTPAPLQSVVGDKLQRVEATAETELERLTDSFHLNLTAFGLLSFFVGLFIVNSAVGLAFEQRLPMLRTLRACGASARLVNTVLVLELVVLALIAGLIGLVCGYFIAAALLPDVAASLRGLYGAQIPGQLTLHAEWWFAGIGISIAGAMVAAATSLIKAIRMPVLATAQPRAWQQAQHRWLILQSAAACAVFAVALLVLRYGESLIAGFGLLAALMLGAALILPAFLEIILLAGQRRARGPLALWFWADSRQQLSGLSLALMALLLALAVNVGVSTMVETFSRTFIGWLNGRLAADVYISASDNAQAIAIRNWLKDRGEVQAILSGGRAETQVQGQPVELLGLPDHALYRERWPLLEAAPRGWTRLIPGNAAFISEQLSRRLNVRVGDVVEVPAPGGPWELDIVGIYADYGNPKGQLAVNVAALIRQFPQTPQTRIGLIVPREQIPSLNAALQQQFSLDDRSVADQATVKAESIRIFNRTFAVTSALNAFTLGVAGIALLTSLLTLANSRLPQLAPLWAIGITRPRLAAIELTKTLSVSLFTALLALPLGLVVAWCLIAIVNVKAFGWRLPFHVFPLQLLELVAVALFAALLAALLPVARLARMQPTDLVKVFANER from the coding sequence GCGACCGCGTTGTGGAGCGGCGTGCAGGCCATCAACCAGCAGGCCCGTAACGCCTATGATCGCGCGGCGGCGACCTTCGGCGGCGTGCGCATGGCGATGCTGGTCGCGCCGAACGCCGCGACCTTCTCGCAAGACCTGTTCGTCAAGCTGAGGCGGGCCGGCTGGCCGGTCTCGCCGGTGCTCGAAGGCCGCGTCCAGCTCAACGGGCATTCGTTGCGCCTGCTCGGCATCGAGCCGGTGACGCTGCCGGCCGATGTCGGCAACGCGCCGCGCCTCGGTGCTGCGGATTTGACGCGCTTCGTCGCGCCGCCAGGACAAACGCTGGTCGCACAGGAGACGCTGACCGATTTGCAGGAGCAGGAAGGGACGGCTCCGCCGATCAGCAGCGGCGCAAAGCTGCCGCCGCTGCATGTGCAGCCTCAGCTCGTGCCTGATGTGCTGGTGGTCGACATCGGCGTGGCGCAGCGGCTTCTGAACAAGCCGGGCCAGGTATCGCGGCTCCTGATCGGCAAGCCGAAGGGCACGCCGGCGCCGCTTCAAAGCGTCGTCGGCGACAAGCTGCAGCGCGTCGAGGCGACTGCGGAGACCGAGCTGGAGCGTCTGACCGACAGTTTCCATCTCAACCTCACCGCGTTTGGCCTACTGTCGTTCTTCGTCGGCCTCTTCATCGTCAACTCGGCCGTTGGCCTCGCCTTCGAGCAGCGGCTGCCAATGCTGCGCACCCTGCGCGCCTGCGGCGCCTCGGCGCGGCTCGTCAACACGGTGCTGGTGCTCGAGCTGGTGGTGCTGGCGCTGATCGCGGGCCTGATCGGGCTCGTCTGCGGCTATTTCATCGCGGCCGCACTGCTGCCCGATGTCGCGGCGTCGCTGCGCGGGCTCTATGGTGCGCAGATTCCGGGACAGCTCACGCTACATGCCGAGTGGTGGTTCGCCGGCATCGGCATCAGCATCGCCGGTGCGATGGTGGCGGCGGCGACCAGCCTGATCAAGGCGATCCGGATGCCGGTGCTGGCGACGGCGCAGCCGCGCGCCTGGCAGCAGGCACAGCACCGCTGGCTGATCCTGCAAAGCGCCGCCGCCTGTGCCGTGTTCGCGGTCGCGCTGCTCGTGCTTCGCTACGGCGAATCGCTGATCGCGGGGTTTGGCCTGCTCGCCGCACTAATGCTCGGCGCCGCGCTGATCCTGCCGGCTTTCCTGGAAATCATCCTGCTCGCGGGCCAGCGCCGCGCGCGCGGACCGCTCGCGCTGTGGTTCTGGGCCGACAGCCGGCAACAGCTCTCCGGACTGTCGCTGGCCTTGATGGCGCTGTTGCTCGCGCTTGCCGTCAATGTCGGCGTCTCCACCATGGTGGAAACCTTCAGCCGCACTTTCATCGGCTGGCTCAATGGACGGCTCGCCGCCGACGTCTACATTAGCGCATCCGACAACGCGCAAGCTATTGCGATCCGGAACTGGCTGAAGGACCGCGGCGAGGTGCAGGCGATCCTGTCGGGCGGGCGCGCCGAGACGCAAGTTCAAGGACAGCCCGTGGAATTGCTCGGACTGCCCGATCACGCGCTCTATCGCGAGCGCTGGCCGCTCTTGGAAGCCGCGCCACGCGGCTGGACCCGGCTCATACCGGGCAATGCCGCTTTCATCAGCGAACAATTGAGCCGCCGCCTGAACGTCCGCGTCGGCGATGTGGTCGAGGTCCCGGCGCCGGGCGGCCCCTGGGAGCTCGACATCGTCGGCATCTATGCCGACTACGGCAATCCCAAGGGGCAGCTCGCCGTGAACGTCGCGGCGCTGATCCGGCAGTTTCCGCAGACGCCGCAGACGCGGATCGGGCTCATTGTCCCGCGCGAACAAATCCCCTCGCTGAACGCAGCATTGCAGCAGCAGTTCTCGCTCGACGACCGCAGCGTCGCCGACCAGGCCACGGTGAAGGCGGAATCGATCCGCATCTTCAACCGGACCTTCGCGGTCACCTCCGCGCTGAACGCCTTTACGCTCGGCGTCGCCGGAATCGCACTGCTGACCAGCCTGCTGACGCTGGCGAACTCGCGCCTGCCGCAGCTCGCGCCGCTCTGGGCGATCGGCATCACGCGACCACGGCTCGCCGCGATCGAGCTGACCAAGACGCTGTCGGTCTCGCTGTTCACCGCGCTCCTGGCACTGCCGCTCGGGCTGGTGGTGGCGTGGTGCCTGATCGCAATCGTGAATGTGAAGGCATTCGGCTGGCGGCTGCCGTTCCACGTATTTCCGCTGCAGCTTCTCGAACTGGTGGCGGTGGCGCTGTTCGCTGCGCTGCTGGCTGCGCTCCTGCCCGTCGCGCGGCTCGCGCGGATGCAGCCGACCGACCTCGTCAAGGTGTTCGCCAATGAGCGCTGA
- a CDS encoding lipocalin-like domain-containing protein: MSAEMISRRAFAGGIAALSFARRAGAQGYAGLGDTADGFAPVTPGKVFTFPADHGPHPEFRIEWWYLTANLTDGSGAACGLQWTLFRQATRPGLQEEGWANQQVWMGHAAVTRAETHRFSELFARGGVGQAGVEAKPFMAWIDDWEMKGAARTDDRTLAPLTLKASGTDFSYALTLETDRPVVLQGYAGYSRKSDRGQASYYYSQPFFRARGTLTIDDRPVDVSGQAWMDREWSSQPLASDQTGWDWFSLHLPDDEKLMLYRLRQKDGRDNLLGNWITPDGRSVEIAAPGNSLTPLAMTEIDGRKLPTSWRVNLPARGLAIETTPLNPKAWMGTGFSYWEGPIRFAGSHAGIGYLEMTGY, from the coding sequence ATGAGCGCTGAGATGATCTCGCGGCGCGCCTTCGCCGGTGGCATCGCCGCACTCAGCTTCGCCCGCCGCGCAGGTGCGCAGGGCTATGCCGGCCTCGGCGATACCGCCGACGGTTTTGCGCCGGTCACGCCCGGAAAAGTGTTCACTTTTCCGGCCGATCACGGCCCGCACCCTGAGTTTCGCATCGAGTGGTGGTATCTCACGGCGAACCTCACCGACGGCAGTGGCGCGGCTTGCGGCCTGCAATGGACGCTGTTTCGCCAGGCGACGCGGCCGGGACTGCAAGAAGAAGGCTGGGCCAATCAGCAGGTGTGGATGGGACACGCCGCCGTGACGCGCGCTGAGACCCATCGCTTCAGCGAGCTGTTTGCACGCGGCGGTGTCGGGCAGGCCGGCGTCGAAGCAAAACCGTTCATGGCCTGGATCGACGATTGGGAAATGAAGGGCGCCGCGCGCACCGACGATCGGACATTGGCACCGCTGACGCTGAAGGCCTCGGGCACCGATTTCAGCTACGCGCTGACGCTTGAAACTGATCGTCCCGTGGTGCTGCAGGGCTATGCCGGCTACAGCCGCAAGTCCGATCGCGGCCAGGCGTCCTACTATTACAGCCAGCCGTTCTTCCGCGCCCGCGGCACGCTCACCATCGACGACAGACCGGTCGACGTTTCGGGGCAGGCCTGGATGGACCGCGAATGGAGCAGTCAGCCGCTGGCGTCCGACCAGACCGGCTGGGACTGGTTCTCCCTGCATCTGCCTGATGACGAGAAGCTGATGCTGTATCGCCTGCGCCAGAAGGACGGCCGCGACAACCTGCTCGGCAACTGGATCACGCCGGATGGCCGCTCGGTCGAGATCGCCGCGCCCGGCAACAGCCTCACGCCACTGGCGATGACCGAGATCGACGGCCGCAAGCTGCCGACCTCTTGGCGCGTGAACCTTCCCGCCCGCGGCCTCGCGATCGAAACCACGCCGCTCAACCCGAAGGCCTGGATGGGTACCGGATTCTCCTATTGGGAAGGCCCGATCCGGTTTGCGGGCAGCCACGCGGGAATCGGCTATCTTGAGATGACCGGATATTGA
- a CDS encoding MAPEG family protein yields the protein MYHDTAIVTCLAVAFYFFTSTQVARARIRYGVMLPSISGNADFERMFRIQMNTLEWMPIFLPSLWLFAIYISDVIAAALGLVWILGRIVYFVGYREAVAKRSPGFAIQAFACIILWAGATGAVVWRLV from the coding sequence ATGTATCATGACACCGCGATCGTGACCTGCCTCGCCGTCGCATTCTACTTCTTCACTTCGACGCAGGTCGCGCGTGCCCGCATCCGCTATGGCGTGATGCTGCCGTCGATCTCCGGCAATGCGGATTTCGAGCGCATGTTCCGCATCCAGATGAACACGCTGGAATGGATGCCGATCTTCCTGCCGTCGCTGTGGCTGTTCGCGATCTATATCAGCGATGTCATCGCGGCGGCGCTCGGCCTCGTCTGGATCCTCGGCCGCATCGTCTACTTCGTCGGCTATCGCGAGGCGGTGGCCAAGCGCAGCCCGGGATTCGCGATCCAGGCCTTCGCCTGCATCATCCTCTGGGCGGGCGCGACCGGCGCCGTGGTGTGGCGGCTGGTGTGA
- a CDS encoding ABC transporter substrate-binding protein, protein MKSALLAAAASAVLLAAPASAQGVKIGILNDQSGVYADYGGKWSVEAAKMAIEDFGGEVLGQKIELVTADHQNKPDLATSIARRWYDVENVDMITELTTSSVALAIHELSKEKKKIDIVVGAATSRLTGDACQPYGFHWAYDTRALGVGTGGALTKAGGDTWFFLTADYAFGYALEKDTSEIVTANGGKVVGSVRVPLNSSDFSSFLLQAQSSKAKIVGLANAGLDTTNSIKQAAEFGIVTGGQKLAGLLMTLAEVNGLGLQAAQGLVLTEGYYWDLNDKTRSLGERFFKRTGRMPSMIHAGTYSATLSYLKAVKAAGTKDPDAVAKKLKELPVDDAFAQGKVLENGRMVHDMYLFEVKKPSESKKPWDYYKLLATVPGDKAFFSAKESGCPLTK, encoded by the coding sequence ATGAAATCAGCACTTTTGGCCGCTGCGGCCTCTGCCGTATTGCTGGCGGCGCCGGCGTCCGCACAGGGCGTCAAGATCGGCATTCTCAATGACCAGTCCGGCGTCTATGCGGATTACGGCGGCAAATGGTCGGTCGAAGCCGCCAAGATGGCGATCGAGGATTTCGGCGGCGAAGTTTTAGGCCAGAAGATCGAGCTCGTCACCGCCGATCACCAGAACAAGCCGGACCTTGCGACCTCGATCGCGCGGCGCTGGTACGATGTCGAGAACGTCGACATGATCACGGAGCTGACGACGTCCTCGGTCGCGCTCGCGATCCACGAGCTCTCGAAGGAAAAAAAGAAGATCGACATTGTCGTGGGGGCCGCAACATCGCGCCTGACGGGCGATGCCTGCCAGCCCTACGGCTTTCACTGGGCCTATGACACCCGCGCACTCGGGGTCGGGACCGGCGGCGCCCTGACGAAAGCCGGCGGCGACACCTGGTTCTTCCTCACGGCCGACTACGCCTTCGGTTACGCGCTGGAGAAGGACACCAGCGAGATCGTCACCGCCAATGGCGGCAAGGTGGTCGGCTCGGTCCGCGTTCCCCTCAACTCGTCGGACTTCTCCTCCTTCCTGCTCCAGGCGCAGAGCTCGAAGGCCAAGATCGTCGGGCTCGCCAACGCCGGCCTCGATACCACCAACTCGATCAAGCAGGCCGCCGAGTTCGGCATCGTCACCGGCGGCCAGAAGCTTGCGGGCCTCTTGATGACACTCGCGGAGGTCAACGGCCTTGGCCTCCAGGCCGCGCAAGGCCTCGTGCTCACCGAGGGCTACTACTGGGATCTCAACGACAAGACGCGCAGCCTCGGCGAGCGCTTCTTCAAGCGCACCGGGCGGATGCCGAGCATGATCCACGCCGGCACCTATTCGGCGACGCTGAGCTATCTCAAGGCGGTCAAGGCGGCCGGCACCAAGGATCCGGACGCCGTCGCCAAGAAGCTGAAGGAGCTGCCGGTCGACGACGCCTTCGCGCAAGGCAAGGTGCTCGAGAACGGCCGCATGGTCCACGACATGTATCTGTTCGAGGTGAAGAAGCCCTCGGAGTCGAAGAAGCCCTGGGACTATTACAAGCTGCTGGCCACCGTCCCCGGCGACAAGGCATTCTTCAGCGCCAAGGAAAGCGGCTGCCCGCTGACGAAGTAG
- a CDS encoding multidrug efflux RND transporter permease subunit → MNLGRLSINQPILAMVLSIVLLIVGAIAYTTLPVSEYPQVVPPTVVVTTQYPGASAQTVSDTVAAPIEQEINGVEDMLYLYSQATSNGQLTITVTFKLGTDLDKAQVLVQNRVAIAQPRLPEEVQRNGVTTRKNSPDILMVVFMLSPDDTFDQLYISNYALLQVRDQLLRLDGVGDIQIFGARDYSMRLWLDPDRIANLGLTSTEVLAAIRAQNVQIAGGQIAEPPIADRAFQPNLTFTGRLKDQKQFEDILIKAGSDGRTVRLRDVARIELGALSYTTNSFLLRKSAVAMLVTQRPGSNALATAKNISDTMTRLKASFPKGLDYNIGYNPTEFIAQSVHELIKTIYEAMLLVVIVVLVFLQGWRPAIIPIIAIPVSLVGTFAVMAALGFSINNLTLFGLVLAVGIVVDDAIVVVENVERHLEHGLSRRDAALKTMEEVGGALVSIALVLCAVFVPTAFLGGISGQFFQQFAVTIAVATAISCFCSLTLSPALASQILVPHEEKRPPAAWNVIARGWGAFTGVFNRVFDRLSHGYAGAANFVIRHSVVMLLIYVVLIGSAGWLIVTTPQGFIPAQDRGYVIISVQLPGAASLARTTEVVREIERISLDTPGIVRVAAFAGFSGATRTQAGNAAALFPVFDEPEVRLKKGLSANAITAELRKRLAAIQGAFIIVIPPPAVPGIGTGGGFTIRIQDRQGRGPEMLAAATDELVAAARKASTLTSVFSPFTANTPQLFVDIDRTKAQKLGVPIASINDTIQTYFGSTYVNDFNLFGRTYHVTAQADLPFRKETSDLSRLRTRNASGDMVMLGSVVDFRDVSGPDRVARYNLYAASELQGEPAPGTSSTTALNTIKKLADDTLPSGFSFEWTDLSYQQVTGGNAGLFVFPICVLFVYLVLAAQYGSWSLPFAVILIVPMCLLAATIGVRIMGQDVNILTQIGFVVLVGLAAKNAILIVEFARDIELEGKPRLEAVIEACRLRLRPILMTSFAFILGVLPLVISTGSGSEMRQAVGVAVFFGMIGVTLFGLLFTPIFYVVVRNLADGRGKKAEIAG, encoded by the coding sequence ATGAATCTCGGCCGCCTCTCCATCAACCAGCCCATCTTGGCGATGGTGCTGTCGATCGTGCTCCTGATCGTCGGCGCGATCGCCTACACCACGCTGCCGGTCTCCGAATATCCGCAGGTGGTGCCGCCCACCGTCGTCGTCACCACGCAATATCCCGGCGCCTCCGCGCAGACCGTGTCCGACACGGTCGCTGCTCCGATCGAGCAGGAGATCAACGGCGTCGAGGACATGCTGTATCTCTACAGCCAGGCGACCTCGAACGGCCAGCTCACCATCACCGTCACCTTCAAGCTCGGCACCGATCTCGACAAGGCGCAGGTGCTGGTGCAGAACCGCGTCGCGATCGCGCAGCCGCGCCTGCCCGAGGAAGTCCAGCGCAACGGCGTCACCACGCGCAAGAACTCGCCCGACATCCTGATGGTCGTGTTCATGCTGTCGCCCGACGACACGTTCGACCAGCTCTACATCTCCAACTATGCGCTGCTCCAGGTTCGCGACCAGCTCCTGCGGCTCGACGGCGTCGGCGATATCCAGATTTTCGGCGCACGCGACTATTCGATGCGACTTTGGCTCGATCCTGACCGGATCGCCAATCTCGGCCTGACCTCGACCGAAGTGCTCGCGGCGATCCGTGCGCAGAACGTGCAGATCGCGGGCGGGCAGATCGCGGAGCCGCCGATCGCGGACCGCGCCTTCCAGCCGAATCTCACCTTCACGGGGCGACTGAAGGATCAGAAGCAATTCGAGGACATCCTGATCAAGGCCGGCTCGGACGGCCGCACGGTGCGCTTACGCGACGTTGCCCGCATCGAGCTCGGCGCGCTGTCCTACACCACCAACAGCTTCCTCTTGCGCAAATCGGCGGTCGCCATGCTGGTGACCCAGCGGCCAGGATCGAACGCGCTGGCCACCGCCAAGAACATTTCCGATACGATGACCAGGCTCAAGGCGAGCTTTCCGAAGGGCCTCGACTACAACATCGGCTACAACCCGACCGAGTTCATCGCGCAATCCGTCCACGAGCTGATCAAGACTATCTACGAGGCCATGCTGCTGGTGGTCATTGTGGTGCTGGTGTTTTTGCAGGGCTGGCGGCCCGCGATCATTCCGATCATCGCGATCCCGGTCTCGCTGGTCGGCACCTTCGCGGTGATGGCGGCGCTCGGGTTCTCGATCAACAATCTCACGCTGTTCGGCCTCGTGCTCGCCGTCGGCATCGTGGTCGACGATGCCATCGTGGTGGTCGAGAATGTCGAGCGCCATCTCGAGCACGGCCTGAGCCGGCGCGATGCCGCGCTGAAGACCATGGAGGAGGTCGGCGGCGCGCTGGTCTCGATCGCGCTGGTGCTGTGCGCGGTGTTCGTGCCGACGGCATTCCTGGGAGGTATTTCCGGACAGTTCTTCCAGCAATTCGCCGTCACCATCGCGGTCGCAACCGCGATCTCCTGCTTCTGCTCGCTGACGCTGTCGCCGGCGCTGGCCTCGCAGATACTGGTGCCGCATGAAGAGAAGCGGCCGCCGGCGGCCTGGAATGTCATCGCGCGGGGCTGGGGCGCCTTCACCGGCGTCTTCAACCGCGTGTTCGACCGGCTGTCACATGGCTATGCCGGCGCCGCCAATTTCGTGATCCGGCATTCGGTGGTGATGCTGCTGATTTACGTCGTGCTGATCGGCAGCGCCGGCTGGCTGATCGTGACCACGCCGCAGGGCTTCATTCCGGCACAGGATCGCGGCTACGTCATCATCTCAGTGCAATTGCCGGGCGCGGCGTCGCTGGCGCGCACCACCGAGGTGGTGCGCGAGATCGAGCGGATCTCGCTGGATACGCCGGGCATCGTTCGCGTCGCTGCCTTCGCCGGCTTCTCGGGCGCGACGCGCACCCAGGCCGGCAATGCTGCGGCGCTGTTTCCGGTGTTCGACGAGCCCGAGGTCCGCCTGAAGAAGGGCCTGTCCGCCAACGCCATTACCGCCGAGCTGCGCAAGCGGCTCGCCGCGATCCAGGGCGCCTTCATCATCGTCATTCCGCCGCCGGCCGTGCCTGGCATCGGCACCGGCGGCGGCTTCACGATCCGCATCCAGGACCGCCAGGGCCGCGGACCGGAAATGCTCGCCGCTGCGACCGACGAGCTGGTCGCCGCCGCGCGCAAGGCATCCACTCTGACTTCGGTGTTTTCGCCGTTCACGGCGAACACGCCGCAGCTTTTCGTCGACATCGACCGCACCAAGGCGCAGAAGCTCGGCGTTCCCATCGCCAGCATCAACGACACGATCCAGACTTATTTCGGATCGACCTACGTCAACGACTTCAACCTGTTCGGCCGCACCTACCACGTCACAGCCCAAGCCGACCTGCCGTTCCGGAAAGAGACCAGCGATCTGTCGCGGCTGCGCACCCGCAACGCGTCCGGCGACATGGTGATGCTCGGTAGCGTGGTCGATTTCCGCGACGTTTCGGGTCCCGACCGCGTCGCGCGCTACAATCTCTATGCGGCCTCCGAACTGCAGGGCGAGCCGGCACCGGGCACGAGCTCGACCACCGCGCTCAACACCATCAAGAAGCTCGCCGACGATACCTTGCCGAGCGGCTTCTCGTTCGAATGGACCGACCTGTCGTATCAGCAGGTCACCGGCGGCAATGCGGGCCTGTTCGTGTTCCCGATCTGCGTGCTGTTCGTCTATCTCGTGCTCGCCGCGCAATATGGGAGCTGGAGCCTGCCGTTTGCGGTGATCCTGATCGTGCCGATGTGCCTGCTCGCCGCCACCATCGGCGTGCGCATCATGGGGCAGGACGTCAACATCCTGACGCAGATCGGCTTCGTCGTGCTGGTGGGCTTAGCTGCGAAGAACGCGATCCTCATCGTCGAGTTCGCCCGCGACATCGAGCTGGAAGGCAAGCCGCGGCTGGAGGCCGTGATCGAGGCCTGCCGCCTGCGCCTGCGGCCGATCCTGATGACGTCCTTCGCCTTCATCCTCGGCGTGCTGCCGCTGGTGATCTCGACCGGCTCGGGCTCGGAGATGCGCCAGGCCGTCGGCGTTGCCGTCTTCTTCGGCATGATCGGCGTCACCCTGTTCGGCCTGCTCTTCACGCCGATCTTCTACGTGGTCGTGCGCAATCTAGCCGATGGCCGCGGGAAGAAGGCGGAGATTGCGGGGTGA
- a CDS encoding efflux RND transporter periplasmic adaptor subunit, with amino-acid sequence MSEPNRGLHPARRRSAPPALSAVLALAVAGLLAGCEKPASQAAAPPAPAVTVAQPAKRTVTDWDEFTGRFEAVEEVQVRPRVGGYVNSVEFQDGAIVHAGDLLYVIDSRPFEAVAAQAEGQLSDARAKVELAKRELDRGLNLVQTSAVSEQVVDQRRQALQAAHAAEMQAEGALKAAKLNIEFTHVVAPITGRVSRHLVSPGNLVQGSDAGSSTLLTSIVTLDPIYIYFDMDEATFIKYSKLWFEGRRPSSRDTANPVQVTLAGETKPSHEGTINFLDNRLDVSTGTLRSRAVIKNTDLSILPGQFARVRLIGSAPYEALLIPDVAIATDQSRKIVFVVKPDDTVEARAVTLGPLDDGLRVIREGLKAEDRVIVDGIQRARVGAKVNPHTAQVQAGGKS; translated from the coding sequence ATGAGCGAGCCGAACCGAGGACTGCACCCAGCTCGGAGGCGATCCGCGCCGCCTGCCCTTTCTGCGGTCCTGGCGCTCGCCGTTGCCGGTTTGCTCGCCGGCTGTGAGAAGCCGGCCTCGCAGGCCGCCGCCCCGCCGGCGCCCGCCGTCACAGTTGCCCAGCCGGCCAAGCGCACCGTGACCGATTGGGACGAATTCACCGGCCGCTTCGAGGCCGTGGAGGAAGTGCAGGTGCGTCCCCGCGTCGGCGGCTACGTCAACTCGGTCGAATTCCAGGACGGCGCCATCGTGCATGCCGGCGATCTCCTTTATGTGATCGACTCGCGTCCGTTCGAGGCGGTGGCCGCGCAGGCGGAGGGACAGTTGTCGGACGCGCGTGCCAAGGTGGAGCTAGCCAAGCGCGAGCTCGACCGCGGCCTGAACCTGGTCCAGACCAGTGCCGTCTCCGAACAGGTCGTCGACCAGCGCCGCCAGGCGCTGCAGGCCGCGCACGCCGCCGAGATGCAGGCCGAAGGCGCGCTGAAGGCCGCCAAGCTCAATATCGAGTTCACGCATGTGGTGGCGCCGATCACGGGCCGCGTCAGCCGTCATCTCGTCAGCCCCGGCAATCTCGTGCAGGGCAGCGACGCCGGCTCCTCGACGCTGCTCACCTCGATCGTCACACTCGATCCGATCTACATCTATTTCGACATGGATGAGGCGACGTTCATCAAGTACAGCAAGCTGTGGTTCGAAGGCCGCCGCCCGAGCTCGCGCGACACGGCAAACCCGGTCCAGGTGACGCTCGCCGGCGAAACCAAGCCGTCGCACGAGGGCACCATCAACTTCCTCGACAACCGCCTCGACGTCTCGACCGGCACGCTGCGTAGCCGTGCCGTGATCAAGAATACCGATCTCTCGATTTTGCCGGGACAATTCGCCCGCGTGCGGTTGATCGGCAGCGCGCCCTATGAGGCGCTCCTGATCCCGGACGTCGCGATCGCGACCGACCAGTCCCGCAAGATCGTGTTCGTGGTCAAGCCGGACGACACCGTCGAAGCGCGCGCCGTGACACTCGGGCCGCTCGATGACGGCCTGCGCGTGATCCGCGAAGGGCTCAAAGCCGAGGATCGCGTCATCGTCGACGGCATCCAGCGCGCCCGTGTCGGCGCCAAGGTCAACCCGCACACAGCGCAAGTGCAGGCCGGTGGCAAGTCATGA
- a CDS encoding iron-containing alcohol dehydrogenase: MHQGRVVFGAIEEVVFGHPAAEAILAQMDRLGSNRAFLMVSGTLNRQTDEIAKIKETLGARCAGVFDAMPAHTPREAVIAAANAARDARADLIVTVGGGSITDGAKAVQLCLANDIDDIDGIERIRVHKGVAPEMNAPLVRQVSVPTTIAGGEFSSIAGVTDRSTHVKQMLRHPLMVPRATILDPAITVHTPEWLFLSTGIRAVDHCVEAICSRETHPYADAQSMKGLAMLADALPRVKADPADLDARMDAQLGTWLSMGALSAGVPMGASHGIGYVLGAAFDVPHGYTSCVMLPAVMRWNATANAERQQVVAAAMGFPGQDAANVLDAFIRSLGMPRSLTEVRVSPEHFDAIAAQAMRTPWVPRNPRRIDGPAQVREILLLAA; this comes from the coding sequence GTGCACCAAGGACGTGTCGTTTTCGGCGCGATCGAGGAGGTCGTGTTCGGCCATCCGGCCGCCGAGGCCATTCTGGCGCAGATGGACCGGTTGGGATCGAACCGCGCCTTCCTGATGGTCTCGGGCACGCTGAACCGGCAGACCGACGAGATCGCGAAGATCAAAGAGACACTGGGCGCGCGTTGCGCCGGCGTGTTCGATGCCATGCCGGCCCACACGCCGCGCGAGGCGGTGATCGCGGCCGCCAATGCAGCACGGGACGCCAGGGCGGATCTGATCGTCACCGTCGGCGGCGGCTCGATCACCGACGGCGCCAAGGCGGTGCAGCTCTGCCTTGCCAACGACATCGACGATATCGACGGCATCGAGCGCATCCGTGTGCACAAGGGCGTTGCACCGGAGATGAATGCACCCTTGGTGCGACAGGTCAGCGTACCGACCACGATCGCCGGCGGCGAGTTCAGTTCGATCGCAGGCGTGACCGACCGTAGCACGCATGTGAAGCAGATGCTGCGCCACCCGCTGATGGTGCCGCGCGCGACTATCCTCGATCCCGCCATCACCGTGCACACACCGGAATGGCTGTTCCTATCGACCGGCATCCGCGCCGTCGATCATTGCGTCGAGGCGATTTGCTCGCGCGAGACGCACCCTTATGCCGACGCGCAATCGATGAAAGGCCTTGCCATGCTCGCCGACGCGCTGCCGCGAGTGAAGGCCGATCCCGCCGACCTCGACGCGCGCATGGACGCGCAGCTCGGCACCTGGCTGTCGATGGGCGCGCTTTCGGCCGGCGTGCCGATGGGCGCCAGCCACGGCATCGGCTACGTGCTCGGCGCCGCCTTCGACGTGCCGCACGGTTACACCTCCTGCGTCATGCTGCCGGCGGTGATGCGCTGGAATGCGACTGCCAATGCCGAGCGCCAGCAGGTCGTCGCAGCCGCGATGGGCTTCCCCGGCCAGGATGCCGCCAACGTGCTCGACGCCTTCATCCGCTCGCTCGGCATGCCGCGCAGCCTCACGGAAGTGCGCGTATCGCCGGAGCATTTCGACGCCATCGCCGCGCAGGCGATGCGCACGCCCTGGGTGCCGCGCAACCCGCGCAGGATCGATGGCCCTGCGCAGGTACGCGAAATCCTGCTTCTCGCCGCATAA